A single Paenibacillus sp. FSL R5-0517 DNA region contains:
- a CDS encoding Na(+)/H(+) antiporter subunit F1, which produces MLSSLLFISLLILSLAILGCLYRVLRGPSMADRITALDTIGINVIAIVAVLSMMLQTQAYLDIILLIGILAFLSTVAFARYIERGAVFKNDGDR; this is translated from the coding sequence ATGTTATCCTCACTGTTGTTCATCTCATTGCTCATTCTCTCCTTAGCCATACTAGGGTGCTTGTATAGGGTGCTTCGGGGACCATCCATGGCTGATCGGATCACAGCATTGGACACCATCGGTATCAATGTAATTGCCATCGTCGCCGTTCTTTCGATGATGCTGCAAACTCAGGCATATCTGGATATCATCTTGCTGATTGGTATTCTGGCTTTTCTAAGTACAGTGGCATTTGCACGTTATATTGAACGGGGGGCGGTATTCAAAAATGATGGAGATCGTTAA
- a CDS encoding Na+/H+ antiporter subunit E, whose protein sequence is MAFQIVLNLIIAFVWMFLNNAWNGVGFLIGYLLGLLLIGGMRRFFPQRFYIVRVWAICKLITLLFKELVRASIEVIRQIIKPKLDIRPGIFTYKTQLSSDWEVTLLCLLISLTPGSLPLEISGNQRKLFIHALDIKDEQKMRDNIQNTFEKAIMEVTR, encoded by the coding sequence ATGGCCTTTCAGATTGTACTTAATCTTATCATTGCCTTTGTATGGATGTTTTTGAACAACGCCTGGAATGGTGTTGGTTTTCTCATAGGTTACCTGCTCGGACTACTTCTCATCGGGGGGATGCGGAGATTCTTCCCCCAGCGCTTCTATATTGTTCGAGTCTGGGCCATCTGCAAACTGATTACATTACTGTTCAAGGAACTGGTGCGAGCCAGCATTGAGGTTATACGCCAGATTATCAAGCCCAAGCTCGACATAAGGCCCGGTATTTTTACGTATAAAACTCAATTGTCCTCGGATTGGGAGGTCACCCTGCTCTGCCTACTTATTTCATTAACACCGGGTTCTCTGCCACTTGAGATCTCGGGTAACCAACGCAAACTGTTTATCCACGCGCTAGATATCAAGGATGAACAGAAAATGAGAGATAATATTCAAAACACATTCGAAAAAGCAATTATGGAGGTGACGCGTTAA
- a CDS encoding Na+/H+ antiporter subunit D: MNNLVVLPILLPLITGVLALLFFRKTNIQRIISVIGLLFTAAVSTILITRVTQTGVLTLNMGGWAPPYGIVLVADMVSALLVVAASIIALACLLYAFRSVNKEREEHHFYPFFHFLIAGVNGSFLTGDLFNLFVCFELMLISSYALIVLGSTERQLRETIKYVLINIVSSALFVASIGFLYSITGTLNMADLSVKIAEVGQSGVITLIAVLFLIVFSIKAGLFLFFWLSGSYAAPPAVVTALFAGLLTKVGLYAIVRTFTLIFYHDPDFFHALIGWMAGATMVLGVIGAISYRDVNKILIYNVVAGVGFVAFGMASASRPALEGLLFYMLHDMLIKTLLFLLGGALIAVAGTSKLDNMGGLIHRYPLLGWMFFISALALAGLPPFSGFPGKLLLFEGGLQAGLYGLTGIAVLSSLLMLYSVLRIFIQAFWGEPPAGVARRPYAVNGLLIPAGILFVFIIVMGVGAEGMFQLTSRAGDILLHPNIYIDAVLKE; the protein is encoded by the coding sequence ATGAATAATCTCGTCGTTCTGCCGATTCTGTTGCCTTTAATCACAGGTGTTCTGGCTTTGCTCTTTTTCCGAAAAACAAATATCCAGCGGATCATTAGTGTCATCGGGCTTTTGTTTACAGCAGCGGTCTCAACGATACTTATTACTCGTGTAACTCAAACTGGAGTGCTCACGCTTAATATGGGCGGATGGGCACCTCCCTATGGTATTGTGCTAGTTGCTGATATGGTGTCTGCGTTGCTTGTGGTTGCTGCTTCCATCATTGCGCTGGCTTGTCTGCTGTATGCATTCCGCAGTGTAAACAAGGAGAGAGAAGAACATCACTTCTATCCGTTCTTTCATTTTCTGATCGCGGGAGTTAACGGTTCATTCCTAACCGGAGATTTGTTCAATTTGTTTGTTTGCTTTGAGCTGATGCTGATCTCTTCCTATGCACTGATTGTATTGGGTAGTACGGAAAGGCAGCTTCGTGAAACGATCAAATATGTCTTGATTAACATCGTTTCGTCAGCCCTGTTTGTCGCTTCCATTGGCTTCCTTTACTCCATTACTGGCACACTGAACATGGCAGACTTGTCCGTAAAAATTGCTGAAGTGGGACAGAGCGGTGTCATCACCTTAATTGCTGTTCTCTTCCTGATTGTATTCAGCATCAAGGCCGGACTGTTCCTGTTCTTCTGGCTGTCGGGCTCTTATGCGGCACCACCTGCTGTCGTCACTGCATTGTTCGCAGGATTGCTTACCAAGGTTGGCTTGTACGCCATTGTGCGAACATTCACACTGATCTTCTATCATGATCCTGATTTCTTCCATGCCCTGATCGGATGGATGGCTGGTGCTACGATGGTTCTTGGTGTTATCGGTGCAATCTCGTACCGCGATGTGAACAAAATTCTCATCTACAACGTGGTTGCAGGTGTAGGTTTTGTCGCTTTTGGTATGGCTTCAGCCAGTCGTCCAGCGCTGGAAGGTCTGCTCTTCTACATGCTTCATGACATGTTAATCAAAACATTGCTCTTCCTGCTCGGCGGTGCGTTGATCGCAGTTGCCGGAACATCCAAACTGGACAACATGGGCGGGCTGATCCATCGCTATCCGCTGCTCGGCTGGATGTTCTTCATTAGCGCACTTGCCTTGGCAGGCTTGCCTCCATTCAGTGGTTTTCCGGGGAAGTTGCTTCTCTTCGAAGGTGGCTTGCAGGCAGGCTTGTATGGTCTGACCGGTATTGCGGTGCTCTCCAGCTTGTTAATGTTATATTCGGTACTGCGCATCTTCATACAAGCGTTCTGGGGCGAACCGCCTGCCGGTGTTGCAAGACGGCCATACGCGGTGAACGGCCTGCTGATTCCTGCCGGAATTCTGTTTGTATTCATCATCGTAATGGGTGTGGGGGCTGAAGGCATGTTCCAATTGACCTCCCGCGCAGGCGATATTCTACTGCATCCCAATATTTATATTGATGCCGTATTGAAGGAGTAG
- a CDS encoding Na(+)/H(+) antiporter subunit C produces the protein MEILMCVAVGILFAVAVFLILSRSLLRIVLGMSILTHGVHLLLITMSRLKTGAPPLLGEMAERYVDPLPQALILTSIVINFGLTAFFFVLSYRSYLKLKTDDMEEVRGRPYE, from the coding sequence ATGGAAATATTGATGTGTGTAGCCGTTGGCATTCTGTTTGCGGTTGCTGTCTTTTTAATCTTGTCGCGGAGCCTACTCCGTATCGTACTTGGCATGTCCATACTAACCCATGGTGTACATCTGCTCTTGATCACCATGTCACGTCTCAAAACCGGGGCACCACCCCTGCTTGGGGAGATGGCCGAGCGCTATGTCGACCCTCTTCCTCAGGCGTTAATACTAACTTCTATTGTAATTAATTTTGGACTCACTGCGTTCTTCTTTGTTCTTTCTTATCGTTCTTATCTGAAATTAAAAACAGACGATATGGAAGAAGTAAGGGGGCGCCCATATGAATAA